The following proteins are co-located in the Nerophis ophidion isolate RoL-2023_Sa linkage group LG04, RoL_Noph_v1.0, whole genome shotgun sequence genome:
- the LOC133551877 gene encoding uncharacterized protein LOC133551877, whose protein sequence is MEDESMLQVDSILETVKRHFSQISTAQWNLLVSGTPDSETRAILVDTISEVVQKLSSEVVKRLLPALNEHLRGQSSQAQVSRAIDRCSPKMSECITETFAAALDLPPQKYEGAGELTTLVESEVKHRVTSALTVAQSATEWPSEPTLFIRSSMSSVGALTSIFRQAVEYLKQVFARACTPCVTLCGRSAIKNSEMTEAVSGILLKWSTASQGETTTETEDPATMESAQLTAEDITKSIIQESTPASGDTTDRVESRISRFTLNLKLISNKVKNFFKSQEKPGVDGQVKLRRFRFLKFARMQFARMLGGLKRAFKNQDACLVSLKSERRDEKSMLSPKGDVKGAFRTSTLHASPSQRPVFEFEAIQEKVLKMFEDLSHMAPEAREEKIKRYMDEKLKSFSEELTSQLYEYIMSSHSEVYEVPSSRADTPFMDSVLWGRRGKKHWDGQIFSPEVLYAMTEDAAWRFLQQLVFWMETEPLNDAAYADEVSGAVSEINQLVVASLNTGEVAEQVPPFKVQRLPVISTIDTSEEDKNRTTASASSSSSPSQTLIPRRRTSSSEVPSFQDLTPLLAYTLTAQLGQRLPRKCKKSLKTDALLLVMDHLSTRAMKEISPDHIEKIHTLAHLEEVVTALVKKLLVDFGSPDKLVEALMADEGSFNDAVIRHLQIHLDELKESPQDNFLSKVCCYPYR, encoded by the coding sequence ATGGAGGATGAAAGTATGCTGCAGGTGGATTCCATCCTGGAGACGGTGAAAAGGCACTTCAGTCAAATCTCCACGGCTCAGTGGAATCTGCTGGTTTCTGGGACCCCGGACTCCGAGACCAGGGCCATCTTGGTCGACACCATCAGCGAGGTGGTCCAGAAGCTCTCCTCCGAGGTGGTCAAGCGCCTGCTGCCCGCCCTCAACGAGCACCTGCGCGGGCAGTCCTCTCAGGCTCAGGTGAGCCGCGCCATCGACCGCTGCAGCCCGAAGATGAGCGAGTGCATCACCGAGACCTTCGCCGCCGCCCTGGACCTCCCGCCGCAGAAGTACGAGGGCGCCGGGGAGCTCACCACCCTGGTGGAGTCTGAGGTGAAACACCGGGTGACGTCGGCCCTGACCGTAGCCCAGAGCGCCACGGAGTGGCCGTCGGAGCCCACCCTCTTCATCCGCAGCAGCATGTCCAGCGTCGGCGCCCTGACCTCCATCTTTCGCCAGGCCGTGGAGTATTTAAAGCAGGTCTTCGCTCGGGCGTGCACGCCGTGCGTGACGCTGTGCGGTCGTTCCGCCATCAAGAACAGCGAAATGACCGAAGCCGTGAGCGGAATCCTCTTAAAGTGGTCCACCGCCAGCCAGGGCGAGACCACCACCGAAACCGAGGACCCGGCGACCATGGAGAGCGCTCAGTTGACGGCGGAGGACATCACCAAGAGCATCATCCAGGAGTCCACCCCGGCGTCCGGAGACACAACTGACCGCGTGGAAAGCCGCATCTCTCGCTTCACCCTCAACCTGAAGCTGATCTCCAACAAAGTCAAGAACTTCTTCAAGTCGCAGGAGAAGCCCGGCGTGGACGGCCAGGTCAAACTGCGCCGGTTCCGCTTCCTGAAGTTTGCCCGCATGCAGTTTGCGCGCATGCTGGGAGGACTGAAGCGAGCCTTTAAGAACCAGGACGCGTGTCTGGTGTCCCTCAAGTCCGAGCGCCGGGACGAGAAGAGCATGTTGTCTCCCAAAGGGGACGTGAAAGGCGCCTTCAGGACCAGCACCTTACACGCCAGTCCTTCCCAGCGCCCCGTGTTCGAGTTCGAGGCCATCCAGGAGAAAGTGCTGAAGATGTTCGAAGACCTCAGCCACATGGCGCCGGAAGCTCGTGAGGAAAAAATCAAGCGCTACATGGACGAGAAGCTGAAGAGCTTTTCTGAAGAACTCACCTCTCAGCTGTACGAGTACATCATGTCCTCCCACAGCGAAGTGTACGAGGTGCCGTCCAGCCGCGCCGACACTCCCTTTATGGACTCGGTCCTGTGGGGACGGCGGGGTAAGAAACACTGGGACGGTCAGATCTTCTCTCCTGAAGTCTTGTACGCCATGACGGAGGACGCGGCGTGGAGGTTCTTGCAACAGCTGGTCTTCTGGATGGAGACGGAGCCGCTGAACGACGCGGCGTACGCCGACGAGGTCTCCGGCGCCGTGAGCGAGATCAACCAGCTGGTGGTCGCCTCCCTCAACACGGGTGAGGTCGCTGAGCAGGTGCCGCCTTTTAAAGTGCAAAGACTCCCAGTGATAAGTACCATCGATACGTCTGAGGAGGACAAAAATCGAACGACGGCCTCCGCATCGAGCTCGTCGTCACCTTCTCAAACACTAATTCCTAGACGGCGCACGTCGTCGTCCGAAGTGCCGTCATTTCAGGATTTGACTCCGCTCCTGGCCTACACGCTGACCGCGCAGCTGGGACAGCGCCTCCCCAGGAAATGCAAGAAGTCTCTGAAGACGGACGCCCTCCTCCTGGTCATGGATCATCTGTCCACCAGGGCCATGAAGGAAATCAGCCCCGACCACATTGAAAAAATCCACACGTTGGCCCACTTGGAGGAGGTGGTGACGGCTCTGGTCAAGAAGCTCCTTGTGGACTTTGGCTCTCCGGACAAGCTGGTGGAAGCCTTGATGGCGGACGAGGGATCTTTCAACGACGCCGTCATCAGGCACCTCCAAATCCACCTGGACGAGCTCAAAGAATCGCCGCAGGACAATTTTTTATCAAAAGTTTGCTGCTACCCATATCGTTGA